DNA from Brassica napus cultivar Da-Ae chromosome C4, Da-Ae, whole genome shotgun sequence:
TTACCACTTTTAAACTTTTTCATCACTCCAAAGCATCTCTATTTCAACCTCACTTGTTGTTTTGTTAGTTTCTGATTACTCTAGGTAGAAGATATGTTGATCTTATAAGTGCCAGTATGATAAAGGTTATGAAAGAGATTGATGGTATGATATATGACTGTATCTTCCAACTGTATGCTGGTCTATCTTTACGTATACATAGTTGAGTTTCTCAGCTGTAATGAGCtgagttaaaaataataatgaatttaCAAACTAAGCACATCTGTAACCGTAAGTATTGTTGTTTGGCTTTTCAGCATGAAGAAGTAGCAGCAGCTAAGACGTATCCACTTCTTTAGCTCTAGACATCCGTCGGAACAAGCTAGGCCTAATCCCGTCTTCCAACAACTTCTCCACTTCCTCAAACTGAAGCCCTTTGGTCTCAGGCACAAGCATCCATATAAAGACCAACCCTGTTGCTGAGGACACTGCAAAGAGAAGGAACATTCCTGATGAACCAACCTCGTGAGTCAACGTCAGGAATGTCTCACTCACGACGAGATTCGACGACCAGTTTGATACTGCAGCTATTCCTCCTGCCAGACCTCTGTAGCGAAGAGGGTATATCTCAGAGTTGACAATCCATGGCACTGTCCCCATACCGGGAGCGTAGGCGATGATGTAGAGGCCGAGGAAGATTATGGCTAAGTACCCGAACTTGCTGGGGCATCCGTCTTTGAAGTATGTTCTTCCTTTGGAGTGACACAATGACTTCATGTCAGTAGATAGAACAATACATGCTCCAGGTGCATACTGTCACAAACACATATAGGACTTTATTTAGCTACCACCAATATTCAATAAATCGCTAGGCGCTAGTTAGGTGTTTAATATGAGATTATTGATTAGTCGAGCGCCTAAACCGAACCGATTTTTAAAGTGTTTAGAccgttttttttaaatcggtCTGAAAAAATTGTTTCGTTTAAGTCTGATTTGCCGACTAGGCGGCCCCTGGCTACTACTGTCTCGatgttagtttttattaaagagACTTTTATTTACCTCTTGTGCTTTGTTGGAGCAGAATCCACAATGTGATCTAAGACAGTTCATACAGTTCCAGTTAGATGGAGAAGCCTTTGAGGCTATGTAGGGAGCAAATGCGTGACAAGTACCATTTGGCGCAAAACTTATGGAGTCTCTCGTATCAATCTTAGGAGCTTGCTTTGAGGTTTCAGAGAATACGGCCGCCAAAATGACAAGACAAGATATGATACCAAACATGGAAATGATCATAAGCTTGCGCCGGCCGTAACGGTCAACCAACATCATGCTCACTATCGACCCCAACGCGTTAAGACCAGAGGTTATAAGGGACAGAGCCATAGCTGTCTTGTTTGAGGCGTAGCCTGCGAACTGAAGGATAGTGGGACTATAGTACATGACCGTGTTGATTCCCACAAACTGCTGTGCCACCTGGACGGTGATACCAGCTGCCAGGCCGTGGCGGACGACGGGGTTAGAGAGAGCGCCTTTGAGTTTAGCGTAGAAGGTGTGGCCGATGATGTCCTCGTCAGCCTTCTCTGCCATGACTGACTCTTTGAGTGCAGCTATCTCAGCTTCAACTTCCTCTGCGGGGTAGATTCTCTCGAGGACGTCTCTTGACTCAGCCTTCATGTCGTTTCTGTAAAGCCAACGTGGAGACTCTGGTAGTGTCAGCATTAAGCAGAACTGGATGATTGCTGGAACCGCTGAGACTCCCAACATCCACCTCCATGTCCCTGGTGTCTACAATCACTAAGTTGTGAGATTCTTTCAATTCTTGAAACATGCATATTCATGAGTTAGTTTAGGCATGCGGGTTTGGTTAGTTTGGGTTTTCGGTCGGTTAGCTCGGTTCATCCCAAATTCCGCCTTATTGAACCGAAAAAATTCATTTAGGTTAGGTTCGGTtattggttagtttggtttgaaaaGTTTCTGCCGAacttaaccaattttttttttttaattctgttaaattttagtttaaatttgtttaaaatcggaaaaaatggttagttcggttatctcatttaaaatttttgttaattcGATTCAGAATTTTGGTAAAAATTAGTATAGTTtggatgattttttaaaaaacaagttAACCTGTtaccaaaccaaaaaccaatttttttaactGTCGAATCAAACCAAACTGAACCGGAAACCAAAGATTTTGGTTCGGCATGCCTAAGTTAGTTGGTTGGTTTGCTTACATGGATGAAGGCGAGGTTGATGAGATAAGATAGAAACTGTCCTCCCGTAATAAGAAGTCCATTGGTACTAACCAACGCGCCTCTGATTCTCGCTGGAGACATCTCTGAGATGTAAAGAGGTGAAGTCATAGAAGCCATACCAACTCCAAAACCCACCAAGACTCTACCTACGATGATGACCCACGGTGCAGGAGCAAGGGCCATCACAACAGCACCAACCATAAAGAGAACGTCAGCAATGAGAATAGACGTCTTCCGACCAAACCTGTCGTTGTACCATCCTCCTACAGCGGCTCCGACAATAGCTCCAGCCACGGTCATGCTCACAATCATTTCCTGGAGCCATCTCTTGTCGTCAACTACTTGAAACTCCTCTCTGATGTAAAGGAGAGCTCCCGCGATAACCCCAGTGTCGTAGCCGAAGAGGAGACCTCCTATACCGGCAGAGAGAGCTAGCCTCATGATGTAAGGTGTCTCCCATGTTGTCCTCCACACCTCTGTCAAACGTATCTCCTTAGCTATTCCACGTTCAACCATCTCTGTAAGATAAAAGctccaaaaacgttttcaacAACTTTTAGATGCTTTGAAGAAATGAGGTAAAGATGAGAGAGTTCGAAAAGGTTTATAATAGGAGTGAGGACATCAGGTTCTACCTTCAGTTATTAAAGATTAACTTAACAGTTGGCACAAAAATGGTAAACTGTTTTCTGTGAATTCAACATGCCAAATCATTCTCTACATTTTGTTTGAACAACTACTACCATACTATTTTTAGAACACGAAACAAAACTAaagcaaaataataataacaaaatataacttAATTTATTTTCCTTGTATATGCATTACACACATTAAACACAAATTCTAGGATGTCCAGTTGAGCTAATTGCACTTGGTACTCTTTCCACTTAAAACCGCCTTTAATTTCTCTTTTAGCTGATGCCTGCTGTCTCTAGTCATATGGCTGAAGGCTAGAAACATTTCAAGAACTTTCGGGTGGGGACATCAGGGGAGCATTGTAACCAGGAAACAGCGTAAAGCAGTGTTTAGGTCTAACAGAATCTCTGGACGAAGGACCTTTCACACGAACGGTATTGTTATGATAACAAGTCTAATTCTAGAAACTTAAGTTTCAGTGAGAAAGAACAACGGAATCTAGAACTGTAAGAGTGAATATATTGGCAGGTCTCACATGGTAAAATTCATCATGAGAATTTTGAGAAATGTTTGGTAAAGCTGCTTAACGAGGATTAGGATTTTGCCAATTTGTAGAGCACAGTTGCTCTACCATGACTCTACATAGATCGAGCCAAGTGAAGAGGATACAACATCATCAATATCTTCTTTAACATTCTTTTTATACTGTCCATCATAATTAACACATACAACATTATCTTCCTTTTGGAGAAACTAATCACACAAGGTTAATTGAAGATGCAATACTAATTTGAAAGAACGATTGAGGAACTAAGCCGCCGGTAAACAAATGGTTCTTAGGATACACATGCTGGAAGCATGTAATCCAAATTCtactatattttgaaaatactgGTCAATTAAAACCACCCAGTAGTTGATGATTGTCATTTTATTTCTCACTGATAATAATTTGTGCAAGTCAGCAAAAGATCAACCGACAGTGAGCCACTTGAGAACACATGTATATaaaactgaagaaaaaaaactgcAAACAAATATGCGTTGATCATTGAAGCACGACGAATGTCTCCAACCCCAGCCTCAAACTAGGGACTTAACGGGTCAGCGGCCCTTTAATCTTTATGATAAACAAATCATTAAATCCTCATTAACAAAACacttttaataagatagatgacaaaaaaaaatccgaagaTGTACGAGATCAGCCTCATGAAGATAAATTTATCAACACAGATTATTTAGACATATGCTTGTCTATATCAAATTTAATCATCGGCGAATCGAAAACATAATGAATACAAAAAACATAGGACTCAGAATATGGGTGGTGATATAACAGAATGGTCGGCAAATAGGCTTTCTACAGCTTATGTTACGACGAACGAGACCTTAATATCAATCGTCACTGTCCATAATGTaaacaaattacaaaacaaagaaatatctacatatatatagggaAGTAATCTCAGTAAAGCCAGCGTTTTTCACATCAAAGTAATTAAACTCGGACGGTAATTCCATATTTTAGCAATAATCATCATCAATTACTCCCCAAAAACATGAATAAACATTAACATTCATAATAAAATGTAATCGCCATATTGGCCCCAAAGATCACAAGATCCACAGGTTCCTATCAGAAAAGCGAAACACAAACATCTGTTTATGTCCAATGTAGCATCGACGATCAAAGCCAAAAGCTATCGCAGACGTGGCATCGAacaaatatacataaaaatcaaataatcaaAAACCCTCAGAAACCCGTTTAAAATCAACCATAGAGAAACGGACAGAGAAACTAAAAGAAAGTACGGTCAAGACAACCCGCACCGAACAACTTCAAAACCGTTCCGAAAAAACAGATTCGTTCAAGAAGATGGAACGTGAACAGagaaat
Protein-coding regions in this window:
- the LOC106371941 gene encoding probable inositol transporter 3, which produces MVERGIAKEIRLTEVWRTTWETPYIMRLALSAGIGGLLFGYDTGVIAGALLYIREEFQVVDDKRWLQEMIVSMTVAGAIVGAAVGGWYNDRFGRKTSILIADVLFMVGAVVMALAPAPWVIIVGRVLVGFGVGMASMTSPLYISEMSPARIRGALVSTNGLLITGGQFLSYLINLAFIHTPGTWRWMLGVSAVPAIIQFCLMLTLPESPRWLYRNDMKAESRDVLERIYPAEEVEAEIAALKESVMAEKADEDIIGHTFYAKLKGALSNPVVRHGLAAGITVQVAQQFVGINTVMYYSPTILQFAGYASNKTAMALSLITSGLNALGSIVSMMLVDRYGRRKLMIISMFGIISCLVILAAVFSETSKQAPKIDTRDSISFAPNGTCHAFAPYIASKASPSNWNCMNCLRSHCGFCSNKAQEYAPGACIVLSTDMKSLCHSKGRTYFKDGCPSKFGYLAIIFLGLYIIAYAPGMGTVPWIVNSEIYPLRYRGLAGGIAAVSNWSSNLVVSETFLTLTHEVGSSGMFLLFAVSSATGLVFIWMLVPETKGLQFEEVEKLLEDGIRPSLFRRMSRAKEVDTS